One genomic region from Alteromonas pelagimontana encodes:
- a CDS encoding LysR substrate-binding domain-containing protein: MRHAITFDAIRVLEAISQEGSFAAAAAKLAKVPSAITYTMQKLESDLGVLIFDRSKKRAALTSAGKLVLEEGIALLQASARLEEKVHQLESGWESKITIAKDTLIPDAQLLALIGGFCHLDKQVEITVIEEVLGGGWDALYTKRADIAIGLTGELPKGQFDISEMGTIEFVFAVARHHPLADFVGLLEPQHILQYPSIIVADSSRTLPGRSSGLFDSKQVIRVSSMQSKIQAQVLGVGIGFLPLHLINAQLASGELVAKASAIPRPPIPAYFATVKGKRGKALNWICQELQQQQWFK; the protein is encoded by the coding sequence ATGCGCCACGCCATCACCTTCGATGCAATCAGAGTTTTAGAAGCCATTTCGCAGGAAGGCAGTTTTGCTGCCGCTGCCGCAAAGTTAGCGAAAGTTCCTTCCGCTATTACCTATACCATGCAAAAGCTTGAAAGCGATTTAGGCGTGTTAATTTTCGACAGATCTAAAAAACGAGCAGCACTGACTTCTGCAGGAAAATTAGTGCTGGAAGAAGGCATTGCATTATTACAAGCCTCCGCACGACTGGAAGAAAAGGTGCATCAGCTTGAATCTGGCTGGGAATCAAAAATCACCATTGCCAAAGATACGCTGATCCCGGATGCGCAGTTGCTGGCACTTATCGGCGGTTTTTGTCATCTTGATAAGCAGGTTGAAATTACCGTTATTGAAGAAGTGCTGGGTGGCGGCTGGGACGCGTTGTACACCAAGCGCGCCGACATTGCCATTGGACTGACCGGCGAGTTACCCAAAGGTCAGTTTGATATAAGTGAAATGGGAACCATTGAATTTGTGTTCGCGGTTGCCAGACACCATCCGCTAGCTGATTTTGTGGGTCTGCTTGAACCCCAGCATATATTGCAGTATCCCAGTATTATAGTCGCCGACAGTTCGCGCACCTTACCGGGGCGTTCTTCCGGATTATTTGACAGTAAGCAAGTTATCCGCGTAAGCAGCATGCAAAGCAAGATTCAAGCGCAGGTGCTTGGCGTGGGCATAGGCTTTTTACCACTGCATTTGATTAACGCGCAACTCGCAAGCGGAGAGCTGGTGGCAAAAGCCTCCGCGATACCTCGCCCACCCATTCCGGCTTACTTTGCCACTGTAAAAGGCAAACGCGGCAAGGCGTTAAACTGGATTTGCCAGGAATTGCAGCAACAGCAATGGTTTAAATAA
- a CDS encoding low temperature requirement protein A, with protein sequence MLASKPSIEKQQGQLHRLFKIRLKPMSPRDMQQEHRAATPLELLFDLVSVIAIAAAAAGLHHALAEAHYIDGISKYIAAIFAIWWAWMNYTWFASAYDNDDPLFRLLTMVIMAGALTLAAGISQFFEQLDFGLVVMGYVIIRLAMVALWLRAAKHDRARRKTTLSYAVGIALVQLYWVGLLLADMSSLSLFFGGFAIGIGLELSVPALAERHGTTPWHRDHIVERYGLLNIIVLGETLLAGSMALNQINLDNFDTRFVYLAISSLVILFSLWWLYFSREEQLQHKQLKLALIWGYGHLVIYLAGAAVGAGFALQVDILAGHSTTSILIAHYAVAIPIAAYFGGIWFVRDRYVLGSAAKGILPLFACLIIISPPLVGLGGVACLTVMSVYLRNHLASTQ encoded by the coding sequence ATGCTTGCATCAAAACCTTCAATTGAAAAGCAACAAGGGCAACTGCATCGTTTATTTAAGATCCGACTGAAACCTATGTCGCCACGGGATATGCAACAGGAACATCGTGCTGCTACCCCCTTAGAACTACTTTTTGATTTGGTTTCAGTTATTGCCATAGCAGCGGCCGCAGCAGGGTTGCATCACGCACTTGCTGAAGCTCATTATATTGACGGAATATCAAAATACATTGCGGCAATATTCGCTATCTGGTGGGCGTGGATGAATTACACCTGGTTTGCTTCCGCCTACGATAATGACGATCCGTTGTTCAGACTATTAACCATGGTCATTATGGCGGGTGCCCTAACCTTGGCCGCAGGCATCTCACAGTTTTTCGAGCAGCTGGATTTTGGTCTGGTAGTCATGGGCTACGTGATTATACGATTGGCAATGGTCGCACTTTGGCTAAGAGCGGCAAAACATGATAGAGCCAGAAGAAAAACCACCTTAAGCTATGCCGTCGGCATTGCCTTAGTACAGTTATATTGGGTTGGGCTGCTATTGGCAGACATGTCATCATTGAGCTTATTTTTCGGCGGTTTTGCTATTGGAATAGGGTTAGAACTGTCTGTGCCAGCACTTGCAGAGCGCCATGGCACCACTCCCTGGCATCGTGACCATATTGTCGAGCGATATGGTTTGCTCAATATTATTGTGCTGGGCGAAACTCTTTTAGCCGGCTCGATGGCCCTCAATCAGATAAACCTGGATAACTTTGATACTCGCTTTGTTTATTTGGCGATTTCATCTCTGGTTATTTTGTTTTCGCTGTGGTGGTTGTATTTTTCCCGTGAAGAACAACTGCAACACAAGCAATTAAAGCTGGCACTTATTTGGGGTTATGGCCACCTGGTTATTTATCTGGCTGGCGCAGCCGTGGGAGCAGGGTTTGCCTTACAGGTAGATATTCTGGCCGGTCACTCCACCACCTCAATATTAATCGCTCACTATGCAGTGGCAATTCCCATTGCTGCTTATTTTGGGGGAATATGGTTTGTAAGGGATCGGTACGTTCTTGGCTCTGCGGCTAAAGGTATTTTACCGTTGTTTGCATGCCTTATAATAATTTCTCCGCCGCTTGTAGGGTTAGGGGGTGTAGCATGTTTAACCGTAATGAGCGTATATCTACGCAATCATTTAGCCTCCACACAATGA
- a CDS encoding glycoside hydrolase family 28 protein: protein MQRFSGKYNLLSCLLIISALSIKNGVANTDADWALADSIVKEIQQPKIPDRTFTVTDFVTNGESSDHQAAIQSAINSASEAGGGKVVLPKGKWFSRGPIQLKSRVNLHLEKGATLLFSATPADYLPVVKTRWEGTEVFTYSPLIYAANVEDVAITGKGVIDGNADSAFIDWVNKQDKDVAALRSMGFNLVPVGQRQFGEGHFLRPPLIQFFHAKRVLLQDYTAINSPFWVNHLLYTSHATVKGVSVDSHQRNNDGLDIESSQHVLVENSRFRTGDDSIVIKSGRDADGRSIGIPSTDIVVRHNDLGGEDGVGLGSEMSGGIKRVFFSDNTFRKGDSAYRFKSNLDRGGSVEMVRIRNSQVSSFTNLFWFQLNYPSNLNGNFPATYTDIVFENIRAEDIGTVLEIHAPDASPVSNVTFRNIQIRRAKTPFILENAKNLTFENVQIGPQRYDGVMSAVAHNE, encoded by the coding sequence ATGCAAAGGTTCTCCGGCAAATACAATTTATTAAGCTGCTTGCTCATCATCAGCGCGCTTTCGATAAAAAACGGCGTTGCTAATACCGATGCTGACTGGGCTCTGGCTGATTCGATTGTAAAGGAAATTCAACAACCGAAAATACCGGATCGCACTTTTACCGTCACTGATTTTGTCACCAACGGCGAATCATCCGATCATCAGGCAGCCATTCAGTCAGCTATCAACTCAGCTAGTGAAGCAGGCGGCGGCAAGGTGGTACTACCTAAAGGTAAATGGTTTAGCCGCGGCCCCATTCAACTTAAGAGTCGCGTGAACCTGCATCTGGAAAAAGGCGCAACCCTGTTGTTTTCTGCAACGCCAGCAGATTATTTACCCGTTGTGAAGACCCGCTGGGAAGGCACCGAAGTGTTTACCTATTCGCCTTTGATTTACGCTGCCAATGTGGAAGATGTCGCCATAACGGGTAAAGGTGTTATCGACGGCAACGCCGATTCTGCCTTTATCGACTGGGTTAATAAGCAGGACAAGGATGTAGCAGCATTGCGGTCCATGGGGTTTAATCTGGTTCCCGTTGGGCAGCGTCAGTTTGGTGAGGGACATTTCCTGCGCCCCCCGCTCATTCAGTTTTTTCATGCCAAACGCGTGTTGCTACAAGATTACACAGCCATTAATTCGCCATTTTGGGTAAATCATTTGTTATATACCTCTCACGCTACGGTCAAGGGCGTTTCCGTAGATAGCCATCAGCGCAATAACGACGGCCTGGACATCGAATCAAGCCAGCATGTGCTGGTGGAAAATAGCCGCTTTCGCACTGGAGATGATTCCATTGTCATTAAATCCGGCAGAGACGCAGACGGAAGATCAATTGGTATTCCCAGCACCGATATTGTGGTTCGGCATAATGACTTAGGCGGTGAAGATGGTGTCGGATTAGGTTCAGAAATGTCGGGCGGAATTAAACGCGTATTTTTCAGCGACAACACCTTCCGTAAAGGCGATTCAGCCTATCGGTTCAAGAGCAACCTCGATCGTGGCGGCAGTGTCGAGATGGTGCGGATTCGTAATAGCCAGGTTTCCTCCTTCACCAATCTGTTTTGGTTTCAACTTAACTACCCAAGCAATTTGAATGGCAACTTTCCCGCCACCTATACAGATATCGTCTTTGAAAATATTCGCGCTGAAGACATAGGAACAGTGCTTGAAATTCATGCGCCTGACGCTTCACCGGTATCCAATGTCACCTTTAGAAATATTCAAATACGCCGGGCAAAAACCCCGTTTATTCTTGAAAATGCGAAAAATCTCACCTTCGAAAATGTGCAAATTGGCCCTCAGCGGTACGACGGGGTAATGAGCGCCGTAGCCCACAACGAATAA
- a CDS encoding TonB-dependent receptor → MQTDRLTYNKLGTAILLALGISHAPAVLAQETTSKTPSEADIEVIEVGGFRGALNRALFEKRSAVTSKETILSEDIGKFPDLNIAESLQRVPGVAISREGGEGRQITLRGLGPAFTRTTLNGMEVPASTDGTDSGGGVNGGRAFDFNVFASELFNRVDIQKTSTASTEEGGIAGTVDLYSAKPFSNPGFHVTAAGQGGYNDVTEEVDPRMVFMISNTFADDTIGALFSVAKSERTVRQEGYGTVRWTTPVDDGSGIYTSAATANTQITGSPASDNCEYEEENVSPINCLWTPRLPRYDFFGNKQERLGITGTLQFAVGDIGTVTFDTLQSKLENDRTMYNNFEMFRSTFSEITPVAITIDDSGQQVIAGTFDNLTSRVENRQQVSETDFSQYVLSGEFFLTDALRLDAMVGTASSDARSEQYRYNMTNLTPHRFSFDFTGNPNVPVMEYGYDYTDPTLYDLSDGRLRATAVDRDNDTAKIDLAYQGAELEVKMGLAYNDRSVNYREEQINDFPDQDSAEGFTQILPYDDFGHGFDGPLNTFLVADFAAIEDQLLEKNWTPRTEQSWEIGEETLAGYLEFNYDQDIAGMNLKSNFGMRYVKTTSTATGYIQLDEVTVENDYDNFLPALNLALSVTDDVVTRLGISSTMTRPSLGSLNPGNPSFSYVNGTVSAGNPYLDPFTSNNVDVGLEWYFAEESLLAANYFYKDIETFITSSTEERLIDEVYLPFIDSDPQYDPAMALDPRTVPYTHTSPVNGEGTSVKGVEFIYQQPFRFLPAPFDGLGVVMNYTRVSAGEITGLSKNTYNATLYYERDAYGIRLSLNKRDDYITSYSGSNGNAEEGTTGPTYLDLSAFYNYNENLTFTIEGINLTDEYERLFTTGYGSQNLIREYNHTGTQIFLGARYTM, encoded by the coding sequence ATGCAAACCGATCGCTTAACATACAACAAACTGGGTACAGCAATATTACTGGCGTTGGGAATAAGTCATGCACCGGCAGTATTGGCGCAAGAGACAACATCAAAAACGCCGTCTGAAGCTGACATCGAAGTCATTGAAGTCGGCGGCTTTCGCGGCGCATTGAACCGGGCGCTTTTCGAGAAACGAAGTGCTGTTACGTCAAAGGAAACCATACTGAGCGAAGATATCGGTAAATTTCCTGATCTGAATATTGCAGAATCCCTACAGCGCGTGCCCGGGGTTGCAATTTCCCGTGAAGGTGGCGAAGGTCGGCAAATTACCCTGCGAGGTCTGGGCCCAGCGTTCACCCGAACCACGCTAAACGGAATGGAAGTGCCAGCCAGCACCGATGGTACCGATTCTGGCGGCGGCGTTAACGGCGGCCGTGCATTCGATTTCAATGTGTTTGCCTCAGAGTTATTCAATCGCGTGGATATTCAGAAAACTTCTACTGCGTCTACCGAAGAGGGCGGTATTGCCGGCACAGTAGATTTATACTCTGCCAAGCCTTTCAGCAACCCTGGATTTCATGTCACTGCGGCAGGTCAGGGTGGATACAATGATGTTACGGAAGAAGTCGATCCGAGAATGGTGTTTATGATCAGCAATACCTTTGCGGACGATACCATTGGTGCTCTGTTTTCGGTGGCGAAATCTGAACGTACCGTCAGACAGGAAGGGTACGGCACGGTAAGATGGACCACACCAGTGGACGACGGTAGCGGTATCTATACCAGTGCAGCTACGGCGAACACACAGATAACCGGCTCACCAGCCAGTGACAACTGCGAATATGAAGAGGAAAACGTCTCGCCAATCAACTGCCTTTGGACTCCCCGCCTGCCGCGCTACGATTTTTTTGGGAACAAACAGGAAAGATTGGGAATAACCGGTACGCTGCAGTTTGCCGTGGGAGACATTGGTACAGTTACGTTTGATACGCTCCAGTCGAAACTGGAAAACGACCGTACCATGTATAACAACTTTGAAATGTTTCGCAGCACGTTCAGTGAAATTACTCCGGTTGCCATTACCATTGATGACAGTGGGCAGCAGGTCATTGCAGGTACATTTGATAACCTTACCTCGCGAGTAGAAAACCGACAGCAGGTATCAGAGACAGATTTTAGCCAGTATGTTTTATCAGGTGAGTTCTTTCTTACCGATGCCCTGCGTCTTGATGCTATGGTAGGTACCGCCAGTTCAGATGCTCGCTCTGAACAGTACCGTTACAATATGACCAACTTAACTCCGCATCGCTTCAGCTTTGACTTTACCGGTAATCCGAACGTTCCCGTGATGGAATATGGCTACGATTATACCGATCCCACCTTGTATGATTTATCTGATGGCCGCCTGCGTGCCACTGCCGTCGATCGTGACAATGATACTGCAAAGATAGATTTGGCATACCAGGGCGCTGAGCTCGAGGTAAAAATGGGGCTGGCATATAACGATAGATCGGTGAACTACAGAGAAGAACAAATTAACGACTTTCCCGATCAGGACTCGGCTGAAGGCTTTACGCAAATATTGCCCTACGACGATTTCGGTCACGGCTTTGATGGTCCGTTAAACACCTTTTTAGTAGCGGATTTTGCTGCAATTGAAGATCAATTACTGGAGAAAAACTGGACGCCACGCACTGAGCAAAGTTGGGAAATAGGCGAAGAAACACTAGCGGGTTATCTTGAGTTTAATTACGACCAGGATATCGCGGGAATGAATCTGAAATCTAATTTCGGCATGCGGTATGTCAAAACCACCTCTACTGCCACCGGCTACATTCAACTGGACGAAGTCACCGTTGAAAATGATTACGACAACTTCTTACCGGCGTTAAACCTGGCTTTGTCAGTCACCGACGATGTCGTTACCCGCTTGGGCATTTCCAGCACCATGACGCGTCCAAGTTTGGGCTCTCTTAACCCGGGCAACCCCTCGTTCTCTTACGTTAATGGTACGGTAAGCGCAGGCAACCCTTATCTGGACCCGTTTACCTCTAACAACGTGGACGTAGGACTGGAATGGTATTTCGCCGAGGAATCACTGCTTGCGGCTAATTATTTTTATAAAGATATTGAAACCTTTATCACCAGCTCCACCGAGGAGCGCTTGATTGATGAAGTCTATCTACCCTTTATTGATTCCGATCCGCAGTACGATCCTGCAATGGCTCTGGATCCCAGAACGGTTCCTTATACTCATACTTCTCCAGTAAACGGTGAAGGTACATCGGTTAAAGGCGTTGAATTCATTTATCAACAGCCATTCCGATTCCTGCCAGCGCCATTCGATGGTTTAGGTGTGGTGATGAACTATACGCGAGTATCTGCAGGAGAAATTACCGGCTTATCCAAAAATACTTATAACGCCACCTTGTACTATGAACGCGATGCCTACGGTATTCGCTTGTCACTGAATAAGCGGGATGATTATATCACCAGTTATTCAGGCAGTAACGGTAACGCCGAAGAAGGCACAACCGGGCCGACGTATCTGGATTTGTCAGCGTTCTATAATTACAACGAGAATCTGACCTTTACCATCGAAGGCATTAATTTAACCGACGAATATGAGCGTCTGTTCACTACCGGATACGGCTCACAAAACCTTATCCGGGAATATAACCACACCGGAACCCAGATATTCCTTGGAGCCAGATACACAATGTAA
- a CDS encoding glycosyltransferase: MAKNALRVLFWLNLILVAALVTYKIYLNFFERDFAAEHAFQVENIEERLNGKSNYRFAVVGNVSNSVGIFERKIIPQLNRGNYDFVVSAGNAVSSGGEDKYRAIYRTLSRLKMPYLLAFGPQEESRIGGYRFYDHFGPLHFSFPAGNSRFIFLDSTGTTDFGWQYRWLEEDLDAADEANLILFSAHPFYPVDLSQLFELNKNYLFNDSDRLRFTQLIESTGVDAVFSANLPRYELQQHEETQYVVTGGAGGLVINNEQSHYHFVAVTVEGDTITIEEKRIDSGQHPVWRTLESFWFFVHSLFYVGYLNFILLISGFAVIATWLYNRVFTERNYYPDFDNDPDALNGRLLRIAMFTNNYLPYVGGVPISIDRLRQGLSKLGHKVLIVAPSYAKNEKKERLVFRVRALLPLKKKSQFRLGNVFSVRTFRRIYRFRPDIIHVHHPFWLGKLGLIIGNWLNVPVIYTYHTRLEHYAHYVPLPGPLFRNLVSHTIVRRFANRCDGVVVPTESAEEYLRAIGVRKRILVQPTGIDYQAYQNVSEDAIASLKAKYAPNGERILVSISRLSQEKNLGFLLKAIRQLQEQAEQPFRLLIIGDGPVRNHLEATIKKMELTSSVILIGAVPPDEIPAYCRLGDIFLFASRSETQGMVILEAMAAGMPVVAVRSSGIDDIVENGYNGFKTKVDKVEWASRIEQLLSDTSLYEKLSTNAKNFAVGFSINHFSININKFYGSVLCSKKKSK, encoded by the coding sequence TTGGCTAAAAATGCGCTGCGGGTTCTATTTTGGCTGAATCTGATATTAGTGGCAGCACTCGTCACGTACAAAATTTATTTAAATTTTTTTGAAAGGGACTTTGCTGCCGAGCATGCATTTCAGGTAGAAAATATTGAAGAACGTTTGAACGGCAAGAGCAATTATCGTTTTGCGGTAGTGGGGAATGTCAGTAATTCGGTGGGCATTTTCGAACGTAAAATTATCCCGCAGCTCAATCGCGGCAATTATGATTTTGTGGTGTCTGCGGGTAATGCAGTTTCTAGCGGCGGTGAAGATAAATATCGCGCCATTTATCGTACATTATCTCGTTTAAAAATGCCGTACTTGCTTGCCTTTGGACCGCAGGAAGAAAGTCGAATTGGCGGTTATCGGTTCTATGATCATTTTGGACCTCTTCATTTTAGTTTTCCTGCGGGTAATAGCCGCTTTATTTTTCTCGACAGCACTGGCACCACCGATTTCGGCTGGCAATATCGCTGGCTAGAAGAAGATTTGGATGCGGCCGATGAAGCTAATCTAATCCTATTTAGCGCTCACCCTTTTTATCCTGTCGATTTATCCCAGCTATTTGAATTGAATAAAAATTATTTGTTCAATGACAGTGATCGCCTTCGTTTTACCCAACTCATTGAAAGCACCGGCGTAGATGCCGTTTTTTCGGCCAATTTGCCTCGCTACGAATTACAGCAGCATGAGGAAACTCAGTATGTGGTAACCGGTGGAGCGGGAGGCTTAGTGATCAACAATGAACAAAGTCATTACCACTTCGTCGCCGTTACTGTCGAGGGTGATACCATCACTATCGAGGAAAAAAGAATAGACAGTGGGCAGCATCCGGTATGGCGTACGCTGGAAAGTTTTTGGTTTTTTGTTCACTCGCTGTTTTATGTGGGCTACCTAAACTTTATTCTCCTGATAAGTGGCTTCGCTGTTATAGCCACTTGGCTGTATAACCGGGTGTTTACAGAGCGTAACTATTATCCGGACTTCGATAACGATCCCGATGCCCTTAACGGCAGGCTACTTCGCATTGCCATGTTTACCAACAACTATTTGCCTTATGTTGGCGGTGTTCCCATTTCCATTGATCGCCTTCGCCAAGGGCTATCAAAACTTGGGCACAAAGTGCTTATTGTGGCGCCAAGCTATGCTAAGAATGAAAAGAAGGAACGCCTTGTTTTCAGGGTGCGGGCTCTTCTACCTTTAAAGAAGAAAAGCCAGTTCCGTTTAGGCAATGTCTTTTCCGTTCGAACCTTCCGACGTATTTACCGCTTTCGTCCTGATATCATTCATGTACATCACCCGTTTTGGCTTGGAAAGCTCGGCCTGATTATCGGAAACTGGTTAAACGTACCGGTAATATATACTTATCACACGCGGCTGGAACATTACGCCCATTATGTGCCTCTGCCAGGGCCGCTGTTTCGTAATCTGGTGTCGCATACCATAGTACGGCGGTTTGCCAATCGCTGTGACGGTGTGGTGGTGCCAACTGAGTCGGCAGAAGAGTACCTGCGGGCCATTGGTGTCAGAAAACGAATTTTAGTACAACCTACCGGTATCGACTATCAGGCATATCAGAATGTATCTGAAGATGCGATAGCTTCTCTTAAGGCAAAATATGCACCCAACGGGGAGCGCATCTTAGTGAGCATTAGCCGACTTAGCCAGGAAAAAAACTTAGGTTTCCTGCTTAAGGCAATTCGCCAACTACAGGAGCAGGCAGAGCAGCCGTTCAGGCTGCTAATCATTGGTGATGGGCCAGTAAGAAATCATCTCGAAGCTACTATTAAAAAGATGGAATTGACTTCTTCGGTCATACTTATTGGCGCCGTTCCTCCAGATGAAATACCAGCCTACTGTAGACTCGGTGATATTTTCTTATTTGCCTCTCGTTCGGAAACGCAGGGAATGGTGATTCTTGAAGCTATGGCTGCGGGAATGCCGGTGGTAGCCGTTCGTTCAAGCGGTATTGACGATATCGTGGAAAATGGCTACAACGGGTTTAAAACTAAAGTCGACAAGGTAGAGTGGGCGTCACGTATTGAACAACTGCTCAGCGACACATCGTTATATGAAAAACTCTCCACTAACGCGAAAAACTTCGCTGTAGGCTTTAGCATTAACCACTTTAGTATCAATATAAACAAATTCTACGGCAGCGTACTTTGTAGTAAAAAGAAGTCGAAATAG
- a CDS encoding lysylphosphatidylglycerol synthase transmembrane domain-containing protein, whose translation MHTKRSLSSASTQFQFSRVKLFLFVLLFISLSALVPWTIQRELEGQFSQLWDKLATASFILPALALLFIYYLSDALRLWFALRAVGRKQAFLSMIPMIFINLLFSNVTPMATGGGVAQVWFLHKQGVQVGAAVAATTLRTLMASMMIFIPAPLVLFSIKGLSDSSLSSRWGTSLAIFALLYALFFIILLWRPRWLASAVDKGLALICMTGMLSQSRRHRWRLRFLRELVRFTHYFRIFFKGKPVNSLFAVISTMVFLLSLFSFPALILWTLGYSFNYFTVLMYMLVNTFVMYFAPTPGAAGVAEGVFALLFATVVDSVDLFVLVVGWRFLTVHLGMLIGVPVSLYAIFHQEQKLG comes from the coding sequence ATGCATACCAAACGTTCTTTATCATCTGCTTCTACACAGTTCCAGTTTAGTCGGGTAAAGCTTTTTCTATTTGTCTTACTGTTTATTTCGCTAAGCGCTTTGGTCCCCTGGACAATTCAGCGGGAGCTGGAAGGGCAGTTCAGTCAGCTTTGGGATAAGCTTGCCACCGCATCGTTTATTTTACCTGCGCTCGCTTTATTGTTTATTTATTATCTGAGTGATGCGTTACGGCTATGGTTTGCGCTTAGGGCGGTGGGACGAAAGCAAGCGTTCCTTTCGATGATACCCATGATATTCATCAATTTGCTGTTTTCCAATGTTACGCCAATGGCCACAGGCGGCGGCGTGGCTCAAGTCTGGTTTCTACACAAACAAGGTGTGCAGGTCGGGGCTGCTGTGGCGGCAACCACCTTACGTACATTAATGGCAAGTATGATGATTTTTATTCCTGCGCCACTTGTTTTGTTTAGTATAAAAGGCTTGTCCGACTCTTCGTTGAGCAGTCGATGGGGAACGTCTTTGGCGATATTTGCGCTGCTGTACGCGTTGTTTTTTATCATATTGCTATGGCGACCCCGCTGGCTGGCTAGCGCAGTGGATAAGGGACTTGCATTAATTTGCATGACAGGAATGTTAAGTCAGAGCCGCCGTCATAGATGGCGACTTCGGTTTTTGCGAGAACTCGTTCGCTTTACGCATTACTTTCGAATCTTTTTTAAAGGTAAACCCGTTAACAGTTTATTTGCCGTTATCTCCACCATGGTCTTTTTGTTGTCTCTTTTTTCTTTCCCTGCACTTATTCTTTGGACTTTAGGCTATTCATTCAACTATTTCACCGTATTGATGTACATGTTGGTAAATACCTTCGTTATGTATTTTGCGCCTACTCCAGGAGCCGCTGGCGTGGCTGAAGGCGTATTCGCGCTTTTGTTTGCCACTGTAGTGGATTCTGTGGATCTGTTTGTACTGGTAGTAGGCTGGCGTTTTCTTACCGTGCACCTGGGAATGTTGATTGGGGTTCCGGTATCGCTTTACGCGATATTCCATCAGGAGCAAAAACTTGGCTAA